A portion of the Candidatus Neomarinimicrobiota bacterium genome contains these proteins:
- a CDS encoding DUF296 domain-containing protein, with translation MRKFIEHAGIKGGTVVGLGAMSSYVLGYYDIHKEEYQRKEYSEEVELVSCVGNIAYKGSEPITHLHAVVSNREMETRGGHLFEGIISATGEFSIIDSDIRIERLNIGTGLPLLDLPNKL, from the coding sequence TTGAGAAAGTTTATTGAGCATGCCGGTATAAAAGGGGGTACGGTGGTCGGTTTGGGAGCAATGTCCTCTTACGTACTTGGATACTATGACATCCACAAGGAAGAGTACCAAAGGAAGGAGTATTCAGAAGAAGTAGAGCTTGTCTCCTGCGTAGGCAATATTGCTTATAAAGGTTCGGAGCCTATTACCCACCTTCACGCAGTAGTATCAAATCGTGAAATGGAAACGCGCGGAGGACATCTTTTTGAGGGAATAATCTCAGCGACGGGAGAATTTTCTATTATTGATTCCGATATTAGAATAGAACGGCTTAATATAGGAACCGGCTTACCGTTATTAGATTTACCGAATAAACTCTGA